A genome region from Coprococcus phoceensis includes the following:
- a CDS encoding single-stranded DNA-binding protein, with protein sequence MNKVILIGRLTREPEVRYSQGENASAVARYTLAVDRRFKREGDATADFISCVSFGKGAEFAEKYLHQGVKIAVTGRIQTGSYTNKDGVKVYTTDVVVEEQEFAESKKSQNYDMSGEAPAGDGFMNVPDGIDGELPFS encoded by the coding sequence ATGAATAAAGTGATTTTGATAGGACGTTTAACAAGAGAGCCGGAAGTGCGATATTCACAAGGGGAAAATGCAAGTGCGGTTGCTAGATATACATTAGCGGTTGACCGGCGGTTTAAGAGAGAAGGAGATGCGACAGCGGATTTTATTAGTTGCGTGTCTTTTGGAAAAGGGGCAGAATTTGCAGAGAAATATTTACATCAGGGCGTAAAGATTGCTGTGACTGGACGTATCCAAACAGGAAGTTATACGAATAAAGATGGTGTGAAAGTTTACACAACAGATGTTGTTGTAGAAGAGCAGGAGTTTGCTGAAAGTAAAAAAAGTCAGAACTATGATATGAGCGGAGAAGCTCCTGCAGGGGATGGATTTATGAATGTTCCGGATGGAATTGATGGAGAACTTCCATTTTCATAA
- a CDS encoding DUF6075 family protein, translating into MAEKKIEFISEKHQEFYMEKMQNSKFKDVYHQALYYCLGVNVDTRFHFKNIFDEETHCVRVECLQEGWQTSGSLKVVRMAFNLFCNGTPTVNQKKDAKEKIEECSRYSVEDLFACEYAPFFWQAIQLRYPEYAVYNNAHAELFGSED; encoded by the coding sequence ATGGCAGAAAAAAAGATAGAATTTATCAGTGAAAAACATCAGGAATTTTACATGGAAAAAATGCAAAATTCTAAATTCAAAGATGTGTATCATCAGGCTCTATATTATTGTCTTGGAGTAAATGTAGACACAAGATTTCATTTCAAAAATATTTTTGATGAAGAAACTCATTGCGTCAGAGTGGAATGTCTGCAGGAGGGCTGGCAGACAAGTGGCAGTTTGAAAGTGGTACGTATGGCGTTTAATTTATTCTGCAATGGAACGCCTACAGTGAATCAAAAAAAGGATGCAAAGGAAAAGATTGAGGAATGCAGCCGTTATAGTGTAGAAGACCTTTTTGCTTGTGAATATGCACCATTCTTTTGGCAGGCAATCCAATTGAGATATCCGGAGTATGCTGTATATAACAATGCACATGCGGAATTGTTTGGAAGTGAAGACTAG
- a CDS encoding DUF3970 family protein produces MNGYGMVKIRVHGEETEVLEAVEVLKKDFELLSVSRPYPDRNKGEKQYVRVYVDAQKR; encoded by the coding sequence ATGAACGGTTACGGAATGGTAAAAATTAGAGTTCATGGGGAGGAAACAGAGGTTCTGGAGGCAGTAGAAGTCTTGAAAAAAGACTTTGAACTGCTCTCTGTTTCTAGGCCGTATCCAGATAGAAATAAAGGAGAGAAACAATATGTAAGAGTATATGTAGACGCACAAAAGAGGTAG
- a CDS encoding 3'-5' exonuclease: MSKKIELLDVKPWEREKYPELKSKTELQKINLMPGYNVKPRAIVKRRSYGDYYLYDINKTIPYHESKKEKARKNAERKRRDKERTCQSCGKKFHYREIVNNEIPFVREKGLCADCYFKTFQKYKNGIVYDLETTGLYPFSPELGDEILSMCIMDLQGSVLFEHYFKPEHTESWSKAAAINGITPEKVENEKPFSFYRDEVQRIFDAADILITYNGIHFDDSFLEAAGIEIPDVMQFDVMLKFAWLMHEWDDYHKSWRWHKLINCAAYYNYEFPAHDATEDVRATLHCYTEMVFQKSKRSHCRRNAT, from the coding sequence ATGAGTAAAAAAATTGAATTATTAGATGTGAAACCTTGGGAAAGAGAAAAGTATCCGGAATTAAAATCAAAAACGGAACTACAAAAAATAAATTTGATGCCAGGATACAATGTGAAGCCACGTGCTATTGTAAAACGTAGATCGTATGGCGATTACTACCTTTATGACATAAATAAAACAATTCCATATCACGAATCAAAAAAAGAAAAAGCCCGAAAAAATGCAGAGAGAAAGCGTAGAGATAAGGAACGTACTTGCCAAAGTTGTGGAAAGAAATTTCATTATAGAGAGATTGTTAACAATGAAATACCATTTGTCCGAGAAAAGGGATTGTGTGCAGATTGCTATTTTAAAACATTCCAAAAATATAAGAATGGGATTGTATATGACTTAGAAACTACTGGTCTGTATCCATTTTCTCCAGAACTGGGAGATGAAATCTTATCCATGTGCATTATGGATCTGCAGGGCAGTGTTTTGTTTGAACATTATTTCAAACCGGAGCATACGGAATCGTGGTCAAAAGCTGCAGCCATTAACGGCATCACACCAGAAAAAGTCGAAAATGAAAAACCGTTTTCCTTTTATCGAGATGAAGTTCAGAGAATATTTGACGCTGCAGATATTCTAATTACATATAATGGAATACATTTTGATGATTCATTTTTAGAAGCTGCCGGTATTGAAATTCCGGACGTGATGCAATTTGACGTGATGTTAAAATTTGCCTGGCTTATGCACGAATGGGATGATTATCATAAAAGTTGGCGTTGGCACAAGCTGATTAATTGTGCTGCGTATTACAACTATGAATTCCCGGCGCATGACGCAACCGAAGATGTACGTGCAACCTTGCATTGTTACACGGAAATGGTGTTTCAAAAAAGTAAAAGGAGCCATTGCAGAAGAAATGCTACTTGA
- a CDS encoding DUF5688 family protein has translation MNYKVFQKSVLEEVKRRTGEDVRLCETTKNNSVVRAGIIMGEKEISPIIYLEEFFYKYQQKICSIETIAKEIIKVYNEHRDVPFSCKKILEKVGKEENVICKLIHTDSNAQLLQRVPHKTFLDLSVIYYLDGGELKDKSERMTILITNDILKMIPLREEKLYELALKNMEIKFEYKFYNMIEIFEEMPIDEEEKRRLIKSCEEEIMYVLTNKEKFWGATAILRTEILEEIGKKLKQNFYIIPSSIDEVLIVPSYADIDRKMMDTMIQEVNETQVSKEERLSDHAYYYSIEEGKIFL, from the coding sequence ATGAATTACAAAGTATTTCAAAAAAGTGTATTGGAAGAGGTAAAAAGAAGAACAGGAGAGGATGTAAGATTATGCGAAACCACAAAAAATAATAGTGTTGTGCGAGCCGGAATTATTATGGGGGAAAAAGAGATTTCGCCAATAATATATTTGGAAGAATTTTTTTATAAGTATCAACAAAAAATTTGCTCGATTGAAACAATCGCAAAGGAAATAATAAAAGTGTACAACGAGCACAGGGACGTTCCTTTCAGTTGCAAAAAGATTTTAGAGAAAGTGGGAAAAGAGGAAAATGTAATTTGTAAATTAATACATACGGACAGTAACGCGCAATTGTTGCAAAGAGTACCGCATAAGACTTTTTTAGACTTGTCTGTTATATATTATTTAGATGGCGGAGAACTAAAAGATAAAAGTGAAAGAATGACAATTTTAATCACAAATGATATTTTGAAAATGATACCTTTAAGAGAGGAAAAATTATATGAGTTGGCATTAAAAAACATGGAAATCAAATTCGAATATAAGTTTTATAACATGATAGAGATATTTGAAGAGATGCCAATAGATGAAGAAGAAAAGAGAAGATTGATAAAATCGTGTGAAGAGGAAATTATGTATGTTCTTACAAACAAAGAAAAGTTTTGGGGGGCTACAGCAATTTTGAGAACAGAAATTTTAGAAGAGATTGGCAAAAAATTAAAACAAAATTTTTACATTATTCCAAGTAGCATTGATGAAGTGCTTATTGTTCCGTCTTATGCAGATATAGATAGAAAAATGATGGACACTATGATACAAGAAGTGAATGAAACACAGGTAAGCAAAGAAGAAAGGCTTTCAGACCATGCATATTATTATTCGATAGAAGAGGGAAAAATATTCTTGTAA
- a CDS encoding LPD29 domain-containing protein: protein MAKYFKNVKSYEDLKKQYKELLKRYHPDNGGDLEEMKNINVEFDSLFPIWKERKGTKMKEPVKETADSVRNQFYTQFGWEGSNHSWSRTLKEVAQIVRTYVKEKYPTYKFSVRTTYASMCQELHVALKESPIEIYKPFEELTSEDFEKIGKSLFPWNWVVDERMNFLNASREEKEKIIRDSTNVYKNVLNEATRAVIQDVDNFVKSYNYEDCDGMIDYFHVDFYYFGCCKDNGKNIKIVPKTARIKNRSTAPAKQSNAKTQSEETDATAIEGKKTYTFKVTHGEDTRDGSELWVVRIEETLPKEEYIRIKRIIKDLGGYYSKFKHGFIFRFEPYEVLKEVI from the coding sequence ATGGCAAAATATTTTAAAAATGTAAAGAGTTATGAGGATTTAAAGAAACAATACAAAGAATTGCTTAAAAGATACCACCCGGACAATGGTGGCGATCTTGAAGAAATGAAAAACATCAATGTTGAATTTGATTCTCTTTTTCCGATTTGGAAAGAGCGAAAAGGAACGAAAATGAAAGAACCCGTTAAAGAAACAGCGGATAGTGTTAGAAATCAGTTTTACACACAGTTTGGATGGGAGGGGAGCAATCACAGCTGGAGCAGGACTCTAAAAGAAGTTGCTCAGATTGTGCGTACATATGTAAAAGAAAAATATCCAACATATAAATTCAGTGTACGTACAACATATGCTTCTATGTGTCAAGAGTTACATGTTGCACTGAAAGAAAGTCCAATTGAAATTTATAAACCTTTTGAAGAATTGACAAGTGAGGATTTTGAAAAAATTGGAAAAAGTTTATTTCCATGGAATTGGGTTGTTGATGAAAGAATGAATTTTCTAAATGCATCAAGAGAAGAAAAAGAAAAAATTATTAGAGATTCAACAAATGTATATAAAAATGTTTTGAATGAAGCTACGAGGGCGGTTATTCAGGATGTAGATAATTTTGTAAAATCTTATAACTACGAAGATTGCGACGGAATGATTGACTATTTCCATGTAGATTTTTACTATTTTGGATGCTGTAAGGACAACGGCAAAAATATAAAAATTGTACCAAAGACAGCAAGAATTAAAAATCGTAGCACAGCACCAGCGAAGCAGAGCAATGCAAAAACACAGTCGGAAGAAACAGACGCCACCGCAATCGAAGGAAAGAAAACATATACTTTTAAAGTTACACACGGCGAAGATACACGCGACGGCTCCGAACTATGGGTTGTAAGAATTGAAGAGACATTGCCCAAGGAAGAATATATAAGAATCAAAAGAATTATAAAAGACTTGGGTGGTTATTACTCAAAATTTAAACACGGATTTATTTTCAGATTTGAGCCTTACGAAGTGCTGAAAGAGGTTATATAA
- a CDS encoding peptidoglycan DD-metalloendopeptidase family protein, which translates to MLRKKVKKYLLISGISFAIGILGIIFVSTLIEEVVRAIAGEEANKQIVQSDLDGLPAWITVEMVQAAIDMMNETGYPASVVLGQMILEAGADGSELANPPYYNCLGQKAHCYKESGTVVMRTEEAWGTVTAEFSTFANYVDCMLAWGNKFTRQPYVDNVIACKRDPVTGHYDADSFITALWKSGYATDPAYVSKVIAVMKGRNLYRFNYMTSADLENGLGEIGNGMFTHPCPGMTYQSSYFGEIREFETGGHKGNDYAAPAGTPTLAAADGIVTIAGWSDSAGNWVVIDHGNGLTTKYMHHSKLLVKTGDTVKKGQQIGEVGSTGQSTGNHLHFQVEENGVPVNPDKYLKGDGE; encoded by the coding sequence ATGCTTAGGAAAAAAGTAAAAAAATACTTGCTGATATCAGGTATATCTTTTGCAATTGGAATTTTAGGAATCATATTTGTTTCCACCTTAATTGAAGAAGTTGTAAGAGCAATTGCTGGCGAAGAAGCAAACAAACAGATTGTACAATCAGATTTAGATGGACTTCCGGCATGGATTACTGTGGAGATGGTACAAGCTGCCATCGACATGATGAATGAGACAGGATATCCGGCTTCTGTGGTATTAGGACAAATGATATTAGAGGCTGGGGCAGATGGCTCTGAACTTGCAAATCCGCCTTACTATAATTGTCTTGGACAGAAAGCACATTGTTACAAAGAAAGTGGAACAGTCGTGATGCGGACAGAAGAAGCATGGGGAACAGTTACAGCGGAATTTTCAACATTTGCAAATTATGTAGACTGTATGCTTGCTTGGGGAAATAAATTCACAAGACAGCCTTATGTAGACAATGTCATTGCTTGTAAGAGAGATCCTGTGACCGGACATTATGATGCAGATAGTTTTATTACAGCATTGTGGAAGTCAGGATATGCAACTGATCCGGCATATGTAAGTAAGGTGATCGCAGTGATGAAAGGCAGAAATCTTTATCGGTTCAATTATATGACCTCGGCAGACTTAGAAAACGGTTTGGGAGAAATTGGAAATGGAATGTTTACCCATCCTTGTCCGGGAATGACATATCAATCTAGTTATTTTGGAGAAATCCGGGAATTTGAAACCGGAGGACACAAAGGAAATGACTATGCAGCTCCTGCAGGGACACCTACCCTTGCAGCCGCAGATGGAATAGTTACCATTGCCGGCTGGTCAGACAGTGCTGGGAACTGGGTAGTGATCGATCATGGGAATGGATTGACAACAAAATACATGCATCATTCCAAATTACTTGTAAAAACAGGAGATACGGTAAAAAAAGGGCAACAGATCGGTGAGGTCGGGTCTACTGGACAGTCTACCGGAAATCATTTGCATTTTCAGGTGGAAGAAAATGGAGTTCCAGTAAATCCAGACAAATATTTAAAAGGAGATGGAGAATGA
- a CDS encoding winged helix-turn-helix transcriptional regulator has protein sequence MNDILKNVGADASFEKEQSGENFLKIRYDKETIRKIKSRKAGAKSIKLKRKISIKEVEKWIDVTTAKEVAEELGVSRSTLFRRIKEAKKQGVDYIE, from the coding sequence TTGAACGATATATTAAAAAATGTGGGAGCGGATGCTTCTTTTGAAAAAGAACAGTCTGGAGAGAACTTCTTGAAAATTCGTTATGACAAAGAGACTATAAGAAAAATAAAAAGCAGAAAAGCTGGGGCAAAGTCAATTAAGTTGAAACGGAAAATTTCAATTAAAGAGGTTGAAAAATGGATTGATGTAACGACTGCGAAAGAAGTGGCAGAAGAATTAGGTGTAAGTCGATCAACTTTATTCCGAAGAATAAAAGAAGCAAAAAAGCAGGGAGTGGATTATATCGAATAA
- a CDS encoding DUF3991 domain-containing protein, whose protein sequence is MQQKQMDQNIVEMLDALEKEPAQIADFLEFGSRFYRYSLKNNLLIYRENPQAVYCQSFSAWNDAGYQVKKGAKGIKVYVPYQATLLKIDGNLVPLEQVSQEEKIRYQAGEVESITQQKHDGVKAVFDIVQTTCPVLARKNFYQIGYSEQMYPRIVKGLLSYAEQLSAVQKEVLLKETGEKAVSELVYHITHEIFELEYLQKNPETKFQEAAFGMMLENHLGIVSTQTKKDILASYWEEIKEINPEQSLFSVLNQTYKLCRKKIPEIQETLEVYLKSPQKAVSVSSVGDKPAEQKRRKPRISDEELLTEIKNQIQITDYARDHGFTLIRKGRYYTLAQHDSVRIDTTKNYYWRNSMPGKSGVGKGDSIIGFAAEFVHNGDLYEALKELTERVYIPEYYTPKPKEQVKEKQLEKQELILPERGENMRRVYAYLTKSRYITPEIVQDFVDRKMLYQDINGNCVFVAYDSEGKPNFASFRGTLSDVRFLGDLEGCDYKQGFYINNQSQKLIITESVIDAMSVMTILEAQGKDWKAYDYLPLGGTGKYEPILNLLKEHPKQEIHLAEDHDVSGVESMQHIQELLKKEGMLTEQIHCHVPENAKDWNEALTNYAKKFKPVAELSFLEKEGLPEIHYCAIQSTKQIEEQGFRVRNGKHQYRLVELDAEGNLIPVALTKQNTMFFAAQDVEKRIPNMYKKLPYGELLERQKLVKSGELRLEEPAEKKKQVSEEIKQEVDKAKQEQAENAPVKQPEEATEQLLVEGFREDQNTLMANIKYKEEELEEAVWKKEDKFYICTGMRLDNTLEEHLLLDDQVEQLKAFLKENHYELDETLPILQLKRSEESQEQKATRTDNYLNQLQQQEMSKNQQVAAPTPMMGMEL, encoded by the coding sequence ATGCAGCAAAAACAAATGGATCAAAACATTGTAGAGATGCTGGATGCATTGGAAAAAGAACCGGCACAAATCGCTGATTTTTTGGAATTTGGAAGTCGGTTCTATAGATACAGCCTAAAGAATAATTTACTTATCTATCGGGAAAATCCGCAGGCAGTTTATTGTCAAAGTTTTTCTGCTTGGAATGATGCAGGATATCAAGTAAAAAAGGGAGCAAAAGGGATCAAGGTATATGTGCCATATCAAGCAACGCTGCTCAAAATAGATGGAAATCTTGTGCCACTTGAACAAGTATCTCAGGAAGAAAAAATCAGATATCAGGCAGGAGAGGTAGAAAGTATCACTCAACAAAAGCATGACGGGGTAAAAGCGGTGTTTGATATTGTTCAGACAACCTGTCCAGTGCTTGCTCGAAAGAATTTTTATCAAATAGGGTATTCAGAACAGATGTATCCAAGAATCGTGAAGGGATTGCTTTCCTATGCAGAACAGCTTTCTGCGGTGCAGAAAGAGGTGCTGTTGAAAGAAACAGGCGAAAAGGCAGTTTCGGAATTAGTTTATCACATTACCCATGAAATTTTTGAATTAGAATATTTGCAAAAAAATCCGGAAACAAAGTTTCAGGAAGCTGCCTTTGGAATGATGTTGGAAAATCATTTGGGAATTGTAAGTACACAAACGAAAAAAGACATTCTTGCATCTTATTGGGAAGAGATTAAAGAGATAAATCCGGAACAGTCATTGTTTAGTGTTTTAAATCAGACTTATAAACTATGTCGAAAAAAAATACCGGAAATACAAGAGACGCTGGAAGTATACTTAAAAAGTCCGCAAAAAGCAGTTTCTGTTTCCAGCGTTGGAGATAAACCTGCTGAACAGAAAAGGAGAAAACCAAGGATCAGCGATGAAGAGTTGCTAACCGAAATTAAAAATCAGATACAAATTACAGACTATGCAAGAGACCATGGATTTACCTTGATTAGAAAGGGAAGATATTATACTCTCGCACAGCATGATAGCGTCCGGATTGATACAACAAAAAATTATTATTGGAGAAATTCAATGCCTGGGAAATCAGGAGTCGGGAAAGGCGATTCTATTATAGGATTTGCGGCAGAATTTGTACATAATGGGGATTTGTATGAAGCATTAAAAGAGCTGACAGAAAGAGTTTATATTCCGGAATATTACACGCCAAAACCAAAAGAACAGGTAAAAGAGAAACAACTGGAGAAGCAGGAATTGATCTTACCGGAGAGGGGAGAAAATATGAGGCGGGTGTACGCCTACTTGACAAAGAGCAGATATATTACACCTGAGATTGTGCAGGATTTTGTAGATCGAAAAATGTTGTATCAGGATATAAATGGGAATTGTGTGTTTGTTGCTTACGATTCAGAAGGAAAACCGAACTTTGCTTCTTTTAGAGGAACTCTTTCGGATGTACGTTTTCTTGGAGATCTAGAGGGATGTGATTATAAACAAGGCTTTTACATTAACAATCAATCTCAAAAACTGATTATAACAGAAAGCGTCATTGATGCAATGAGTGTGATGACTATTCTAGAAGCGCAGGGAAAAGACTGGAAAGCATATGACTATCTTCCTTTGGGAGGAACAGGGAAATATGAACCAATATTAAATCTTTTGAAAGAGCATCCAAAACAAGAAATTCATTTGGCGGAAGACCATGATGTAAGTGGAGTGGAAAGTATGCAGCATATACAAGAACTCCTAAAAAAAGAAGGGATGCTGACAGAACAGATTCATTGTCATGTACCGGAAAACGCAAAGGATTGGAATGAAGCATTAACGAATTATGCCAAGAAATTTAAGCCAGTGGCAGAACTTTCTTTTTTAGAAAAAGAAGGACTTCCGGAAATCCATTATTGTGCAATTCAAAGTACAAAACAAATAGAAGAACAGGGATTCCGAGTGCGAAATGGAAAACATCAATATCGTCTTGTAGAATTGGATGCAGAGGGAAACTTAATACCGGTTGCACTTACAAAGCAAAATACAATGTTTTTTGCTGCACAGGACGTAGAAAAACGGATTCCCAATATGTACAAGAAACTTCCGTATGGGGAATTGCTGGAGCGTCAAAAACTTGTGAAATCAGGGGAGTTACGTTTGGAAGAACCTGCAGAAAAGAAAAAACAGGTATCAGAAGAAATAAAGCAGGAAGTAGATAAAGCAAAGCAGGAACAGGCGGAGAATGCGCCGGTAAAACAGCCTGAAGAAGCAACAGAACAACTGCTAGTAGAAGGATTTAGGGAAGATCAAAATACATTGATGGCAAACATTAAATACAAAGAAGAAGAGCTGGAAGAAGCAGTATGGAAAAAAGAAGATAAGTTTTACATTTGCACTGGAATGAGACTTGACAATACCTTAGAAGAGCATTTGCTCCTAGATGATCAGGTAGAACAGTTAAAAGCATTCCTGAAAGAAAATCATTATGAATTAGATGAAACACTTCCCATATTACAATTGAAACGGAGTGAAGAAAGTCAGGAACAAAAAGCAACCCGGACAGACAATTACCTCAATCAGTTGCAACAGCAGGAAATGAGTAAAAACCAACAAGTAGCAGCGCCAACTCCCATGATGGGAATGGAATTGTAG
- a CDS encoding TraC family protein: protein MWKRWRKKEKEKIEIVEDEQLLQEISPAGDLLHYESYSRTGTGYEACVHIWDYPEVLDDYWLTKPCNQENTIVTISIHNEDQNEVKKNLNRSIEEQGSRKKFAKEYKDFYDAAARESEMKALYDEINAMGEVIKSVAIRIFAAESTKQSLENSVAKVIKSLEGDTYRSAVFLNETRKEWKSVYQSAEEQMKEPHTLSGFPMKSQLIAAGNPFHFSSLEDPLGSFLGETACGGNVTFDAFTTNAIRVNASAVLMGNMRFGKSSLLKLQMKDRALREDFVRVIDVTGEYSTLATELGGRVLNMDGSDGIINLLEIFKAGDNENISYTRHLSKLRKSYRFLKPEAESDEVNVYIEAVEALYGRYDLIPYARDVKQQKQITGLPAKSYPRYRELLELVNEMISEILSKTYTEQEKVLIDRKLINLDRVRDQLRILVDTYGYLFDGYTSINNLMDVKVVSYNMTALKDMDSAIFDLQLFNILCISWDESITNGSIMKTLWESGKIALEDVTHTLLLVDESHRWVNAQKLFALELLGIYLREGPKYFTGLWLATQSIRDYVPDGSTKEGERQLKTIFELAQYKFIFHQDSNVLPIIDRVFNNVLTYSQKERIPRLQRGEVILCISGDQNIEFKVYLSEADKRLFKGGV from the coding sequence ATGTGGAAGAGATGGAGAAAAAAAGAAAAAGAGAAAATAGAGATCGTTGAAGATGAACAATTGTTACAAGAAATATCTCCGGCAGGCGACCTGTTACATTATGAATCGTATTCAAGAACAGGGACAGGCTATGAAGCTTGTGTACATATTTGGGATTACCCGGAAGTGCTGGATGATTATTGGCTGACGAAGCCGTGCAATCAAGAAAATACGATTGTAACAATCAGTATCCATAATGAGGATCAAAATGAAGTAAAAAAGAATTTGAATCGCTCGATTGAAGAGCAGGGCTCAAGAAAAAAGTTTGCAAAAGAATATAAAGATTTTTACGATGCAGCCGCTAGAGAAAGTGAAATGAAAGCACTTTATGATGAAATCAATGCGATGGGAGAAGTGATTAAATCTGTTGCCATACGTATTTTTGCGGCAGAATCGACAAAGCAAAGTCTAGAAAATTCTGTGGCAAAAGTAATCAAGTCATTAGAAGGGGACACTTATCGCTCCGCAGTGTTTTTAAATGAAACAAGAAAAGAATGGAAAAGTGTTTATCAAAGTGCAGAGGAGCAGATGAAAGAACCACATACACTTTCAGGATTTCCAATGAAGTCACAGCTCATTGCGGCGGGAAATCCGTTTCATTTTAGCAGCTTGGAAGACCCATTGGGATCATTCTTAGGAGAAACTGCTTGCGGTGGAAATGTAACATTTGATGCATTTACAACAAATGCAATCCGTGTAAATGCATCTGCAGTGCTAATGGGAAATATGCGCTTCGGAAAATCATCACTTCTAAAACTCCAAATGAAGGATAGAGCATTGAGAGAGGATTTTGTCCGGGTGATCGATGTGACCGGAGAATATTCTACATTGGCAACGGAACTTGGCGGAAGAGTTTTAAACATGGATGGAAGTGATGGGATTATTAATCTGCTTGAGATTTTTAAGGCAGGAGACAACGAAAATATCAGTTATACGAGACACTTATCAAAATTGAGAAAGTCTTATCGCTTTTTAAAGCCGGAGGCAGAATCGGATGAAGTTAATGTATATATTGAAGCTGTGGAAGCACTGTATGGTAGATATGACCTGATTCCTTATGCAAGAGATGTGAAACAACAGAAACAGATTACAGGGCTTCCGGCAAAAAGTTATCCAAGATATCGAGAATTGCTAGAGTTAGTAAATGAGATGATTTCTGAGATATTGTCAAAAACATATACAGAACAAGAAAAAGTTTTGATTGACCGGAAATTAATCAATTTGGATAGAGTAAGGGATCAGCTTCGTATTTTAGTAGATACCTATGGATATCTATTTGATGGTTATACCTCTATTAATAATTTGATGGATGTCAAGGTAGTGTCTTACAATATGACAGCATTAAAAGATATGGATTCTGCGATATTTGATCTGCAGCTCTTCAATATTCTTTGTATTTCATGGGATGAATCGATTACAAATGGAAGCATTATGAAAACATTATGGGAGAGTGGAAAAATTGCGTTGGAAGATGTCACACATACGTTGCTGCTTGTCGATGAGAGTCATCGTTGGGTAAATGCTCAAAAACTGTTTGCATTAGAGCTTTTGGGAATCTACTTAAGAGAAGGTCCGAAATATTTTACCGGATTATGGCTTGCGACACAATCTATCCGAGATTATGTTCCGGATGGAAGTACTAAAGAAGGAGAAAGACAACTAAAAACCATTTTTGAACTGGCACAGTATAAATTCATCTTTCATCAGGACAGTAATGTGCTTCCAATCATTGACCGGGTATTTAACAATGTACTTACATACTCGCAAAAAGAAAGGATTCCAAGGCTGCAGCGTGGAGAAGTCATTCTGTGTATCTCCGGAGATCAAAATATTGAATTTAAAGTGTACTTATCTGAAGCGGATAAACGTCTTTTCAAAGGCGGTGTATAA
- a CDS encoding type II toxin-antitoxin system RelE family toxin has product MRIEYEKEAAKHIGKMDRPTKQRLKIAIEKLPAGDVKKLQGIKDDYRLRVGDLRVIFSVINDTIIIKDVLPRGQVYKRL; this is encoded by the coding sequence TTGCGGATCGAGTATGAAAAAGAGGCTGCGAAGCACATTGGTAAAATGGATAGACCAACAAAACAGAGGTTGAAGATAGCAATTGAGAAACTTCCGGCGGGTGATGTAAAAAAGTTACAAGGAATTAAAGATGATTACCGATTACGAGTTGGAGATTTGCGAGTTATTTTTTCGGTAATAAATGATACAATAATCATAAAGGATGTTTTACCAAGAGGGCAGGTATACAAGCGATTATAG